In one window of Osmia lignaria lignaria isolate PbOS001 chromosome 11, iyOsmLign1, whole genome shotgun sequence DNA:
- the Spt3 gene encoding transcription initiation protein Spt3 isoform X1, translated as MAETSYSKVANDSQFFRNEPANYTAEIRQMMHGFGDSSEPLIESAKIIEEVVLQQMRTIIRKACEVSERRGNSKKGICISAEDLIFLLRKDKMKLQRLLKYLELKEFKSSVHKTIESDLPENFVQSDNLEGCKNKGPLYSFLSLIDNTGELLEVASTIDEVKQQRCIRAEIVTRSMDEARYLKFSKARNASFANKNRHKFSDWLLTDSDITISKQGYTILGYLAYETVAQIVDLALLVRQDQNKIYGDSIDRLRLSYVNPYTYKPYYHGKVAITKSITPAEIIEALRRFWSPQLDMTGPFNSWSMRKPHLKLLSC; from the exons ATGGCTGAAACATCGTATTCTAAAGTAGCGAATGATTCACAGTTTTTTCGCAATGAACCTGCAAATTATACTGCag aaattcgACAAATGATGCATGGATTTGGTGACAGCAGCGAACCATTAATCGAATCTGCAAAAATCATCGAAGAAGTTGTTCTACAACAAATGAGAACAATTATAAGAAAGGCTTGCGAAGTTTCTGAAAGACGAGGGAATTCAAAGAAAGGCATTTGTATTTCTGCCgaagatttaatttttttattacgcAAAGATAAAATGAAGTTACAGCGTCTCCTAAAATATTTAG AATTGAAGGAATTCAAATCTTCGGTACACAAGACAATAGAGAGCGATTTACCCGAGAATTTTGTACAAAGCGATAATTTAGAAGGATGTAAAAATAAAGGACCACTTTACAGTTTCCTAAGTTTGATTGATAATACTGGGGAACTTCTGGAAGTGGCATCCACCATAGATGAAGTCAAACAACAGAGGTGTATTCGTGCTGAAATTGTTACACGTTCAATGGATGAAGCTAGATACTTAAAATTTAGTAAAGCACGCAATGCAtcatttgcaaataaaaatagaCATAAATTTAGTGATTGGTTATTGACTGACA gtGACATAACAATATCCAAACAAGGATATACAATTTTGGGATATTTAGCATATGAAACAGTAGCACAAATTGTAGATTTGGCATTGTTAGTAAGACAAgaccaaaataaaatatatggaGATTCTATAGACAGGCTCAGACTTAGTTATGTTAATCCATACACTTATAAACCATATTACCATGGCAAG GTTGCAATAACAAAATCAATCACACCAGCAGAAATAATTGAAGCTCTCAGAAGATTTTGGTCTCCACAATTAGATATGACAGGTCCATTCAATAGTTGGTCAATGCGGAAACCACATTTAAAGCTCTTATCTTGTTGA
- the Spt3 gene encoding transcription initiation protein Spt3 isoform X2, translating to MMHGFGDSSEPLIESAKIIEEVVLQQMRTIIRKACEVSERRGNSKKGICISAEDLIFLLRKDKMKLQRLLKYLELKEFKSSVHKTIESDLPENFVQSDNLEGCKNKGPLYSFLSLIDNTGELLEVASTIDEVKQQRCIRAEIVTRSMDEARYLKFSKARNASFANKNRHKFSDWLLTDSDITISKQGYTILGYLAYETVAQIVDLALLVRQDQNKIYGDSIDRLRLSYVNPYTYKPYYHGKVAITKSITPAEIIEALRRFWSPQLDMTGPFNSWSMRKPHLKLLSC from the exons ATGATGCATGGATTTGGTGACAGCAGCGAACCATTAATCGAATCTGCAAAAATCATCGAAGAAGTTGTTCTACAACAAATGAGAACAATTATAAGAAAGGCTTGCGAAGTTTCTGAAAGACGAGGGAATTCAAAGAAAGGCATTTGTATTTCTGCCgaagatttaatttttttattacgcAAAGATAAAATGAAGTTACAGCGTCTCCTAAAATATTTAG AATTGAAGGAATTCAAATCTTCGGTACACAAGACAATAGAGAGCGATTTACCCGAGAATTTTGTACAAAGCGATAATTTAGAAGGATGTAAAAATAAAGGACCACTTTACAGTTTCCTAAGTTTGATTGATAATACTGGGGAACTTCTGGAAGTGGCATCCACCATAGATGAAGTCAAACAACAGAGGTGTATTCGTGCTGAAATTGTTACACGTTCAATGGATGAAGCTAGATACTTAAAATTTAGTAAAGCACGCAATGCAtcatttgcaaataaaaatagaCATAAATTTAGTGATTGGTTATTGACTGACA gtGACATAACAATATCCAAACAAGGATATACAATTTTGGGATATTTAGCATATGAAACAGTAGCACAAATTGTAGATTTGGCATTGTTAGTAAGACAAgaccaaaataaaatatatggaGATTCTATAGACAGGCTCAGACTTAGTTATGTTAATCCATACACTTATAAACCATATTACCATGGCAAG GTTGCAATAACAAAATCAATCACACCAGCAGAAATAATTGAAGCTCTCAGAAGATTTTGGTCTCCACAATTAGATATGACAGGTCCATTCAATAGTTGGTCAATGCGGAAACCACATTTAAAGCTCTTATCTTGTTGA
- the LOC117610526 gene encoding WD repeat-containing protein 91, which translates to MSHIQYVDELVKEYLLFRGFSQTLKAFDNDLKAEKEKGFRVDKIVDQLMQYIYNYDLASLRELWGHLDTRMFSRLESHFTSAVRKLENAVLKMYLVNAAVNNKQDRIQEFFIKMTPELQGHSEWKEWFALPFVKNPEDNPAYSVHFSRQWQDTMLVSLHNFLATIFQCMPLPTLLTIDEDTNRLKRLQEENEALKQRLNDSVKIENVMDVNPGPAPQHPPLMDDFYIIAQESPLLENPKTLRNLIRNIGGGSSPILNRKPTSGKKVVEPEITSTKRTNTKGKLNSISKSESVSKRSISCDSRLSSSRKRDSSIDAVAERKAKDKIDSTYILLSQEEYTEHKTSIIQCKSNASGSYVATGDADGIIKVWTPIPSPKTVTTFISAPANSNKAITALDWISKNERYFLHGDNNGLIQLHDTRDCKTLWDIQHENSRIITLLCNPTESTFVCSVSNSNEGKLLLYDIKTRKLERTLPMDQNVTALCSAFNHNGQLLITGLSNGNILIHDLRRNEIIDNISCHASPVIDIELINDYTNICTQSEDGKLCQRSLNHSGKILWETKIKVEKNTVHGKLFTFDQSGNYMLLCTQTGGNIYKMPPGTQAKVLELGGHKGTLCCDWSTANQSGTCITGGAEGKVRVSTLLSP; encoded by the exons ATGTCTCACATTCAGTATGTGGATGAATTGGTGAAAGAATATTTGCTTTTCAGAGGTTTCAGTCAAACCTTGAAAGCTTTTGATAATGATTTAAAGGCTGAGAAAGAGAAAGGCTTCAGG GTTGATAAAATTGTTGATCAGTTAATGCAGTATATATACAATTATGACTTGGCATCTTTAAGAGAATTATGGGGGCATTTAGACACAAGAATGTTTTCTCGTTTAGAAAGTCATTTTACATCTGCTGTAAGAAAGTTGGAGAATGCTGTTCTAAAAATGTACCTGGTAAATGCAGCAGTGAATAATAAACAGGACAGAATTCAAGAGTTTTTTATCAAAATGACACCAGAGCTGCAAGGGCATTCAGAATGGAAAGAATGGTTTG CATTGCCATTTGTTAAAAATCCTGAAGACAATCCAGCATACTCTGTACATTTTAGTAGACAGTGGCAGGACACTATGTTAGTGTCTCTGCACAATTTTCTTGCTACTATTTTTCAA TGTATGCCTCTGCCAACATTACTTACTATAGATGAAGATACAAACAGGTTGAAAAGACTTCAAGAAGAAAATGAAGCATTGAAACAACGTTTAAATGATTctgttaaaatagaaaatgtaatGGATGTGAATCCAGGACCAGCTCCCCAGCATCCACCACTTATGGATGACTTTTATATAATAGCACA AGAATCCCCTTTATTAGAAAATCCTAAAACTTTAAGGAATCTTATAAGAAACATAGGCGGTGGTTCCAgtccaattttaaatagaaagcCTACAAGTGGGAAGAAAGTTGTGGAACCTGAAATAACATCGACAAAGCGAACGAATACAAAAGGGAAATTAAACTCTATCAGTAAATCTGAGTCGGTTAGCAAAAGAAGCATTAGTTGTGATTCAAGGCTATCTAGTTCTAGAAAAAGAGATTCGTCCATAGACGCGGTAGCCGAACGCAAAGCTAAAGATAAAATTGATTCCACGTATATACTTCTTAGCCAG GAAGAGTACACAGAGCACAAAACATCGATAATTCAATGTAAAAGTAATGCAAGTGGTTCATACGTCGCTACGGGTGATGCAGACGGCATTATCAAAGTATGGACTCCAATACCATCACCaaa gACTGTTACTACATTTATTTCTGCTCCCGCCAACTCGAATAAagctataactgcattagactGGATATCAAAAAATGAGCGTTATTTTTTACACGGTGATAATAATGGTCTGATTCAATTACACGATACTCGCGATTGTAAAACTTTATGGGAcatacaacatgaaaattcTCGAATCATCACACTGCTGTGTAATCCAACGGAATCTACATTTGTGTGTTCTGTATCAAATTCGAACGAAGGAAAGCTGCTATTGTACGACATAAAAACAAGGAAATTAGAAAGAACTTTACCAATGGACCAGAATGTAACAGCGTTATGTTCTGCGTTTAATCATAACGGACAACTTCTTATCACGGGGTTATctaatggaaatattttaatacatgaCCTGAGGCGAAATGAAATAATCGACAACATAAGTTGTCATGCCAGTCCGGTTATAgatatagaattaattaacgattACACGAATATATGTACGCAAAGCGAGGATGGAAAACTATGTCAACGAAGTTTGAATCACTCAGGGAAGATTTTATGGGAGACGAAAattaaagtagaaaaaaatacCGTTCACGGGAAGTTATTTACGTTCGACCAAAGTGGTAACTACATGTTACTTTGTACACAAACTGGAGGAAACATTTACAAA ATGCCACCAGGTACTCAAGCGAAAGTCTTAGAATTAGGTGGACATAAGGGTACGTTATGTTGCGACTGGTCTACCGCCAATCAATCCGGAACTTGTATAACCGGTGGTGCCGAAGGAAAAGTACGAGTATCAACCCTGCTTTCACCATGA